ACAGTGAGCTTATTTACTAAAAAGAATGCAGAAGAAAAAGAATTCCATAACAAAAAGAACAGACTTGACAGATGGACTCTTTTTGATTATTTAAATGCATTTATAATGCTTGTTCTTATATTTATAACACTTTATCCTGTTTGGTATGTACTTTGTGTTTCACTAAGTTCTACCGCAGCAATCAACCAGGGCGCAGTTACATTCTGGCCTGTTGGATTTAACTTTGATGCATACTTTGAAATTCTTGATACACCAAAAATTCCAAGAGCATATCTTAACACACTTATTTATACAGGTGTTGGTACATTCTGCAGTGTTGTTATGACGGTTATTTTTGCTTATCCTTTATCAAGAAGAAACTTTGTATTCAGAAAACCTCTTATGATTATGGTAACAATTACAATGTTCTTCTCAGGTGGTATGATTCCTTCGTTCTTGCTTGTTAAAGAACTTGGACTTTTAGACTCAATGTGGTCACTTGTTCTTCCTTCTTTAATAGCAACTTATGACCTTATCGTTATGAGAAGTTTCTTTGAAACAATACCAAATGAAGTATATGAAGCAGCGGTTGTTGACGGTGCAAGTGAATTTAAGATTTTAACATCAATCTTTGTTCCTCTTGCAAAACCTGCTATCGCATCTATTTCACTATTTTACATAAGAGGTCAGTGGAACAGTTTCTTACTACCATCAATTTACTTAACAACTGCTGAAAAATATCCTCTACAGGTTATTTTAAGAGATATGTTAATTAATATGACAGGTCAGAACGCAAACGACCTTGAAGAAAGCAGATTTACACCTGAAGCACTTAAGAATGCGACAATTTTCGTATCAGTATTACCATTCTTACTAATTTATCCTTTCATACAAAAATACTTTGTAAAAGGTTTAACATTAGGTGCAGTAAAAGGGTAAAACAAAGTTTTTAAAGACCCGGCATTAGCCGGGTCTTTTTTTTTGTGGATTGAGGCAAAAAAAGTCTATGAAACTCTTACTGTATTAAGAGTAATTAATAATGATAAATTTTTAGATTTTGATTTTATTTTTAACTGTTTTACTTGAAAATTAAAGATATTTAAAGTATAATATTCTAAGATAACATAATACTAAAAAAGAGAGAGGATTATTTTATGCAGAATAAAGAATTTAAACCTTATATTCCTGCTGACAGAGTAACGCCTGAAATTACGGTTACTTCTATCATAATGGGAATTTTACTGGCAGTTGTTTTTGGTGCTGCAAATGCTTATCTTGGACTAAGAGTTGGGATGACAGTTTCAGCTTCAATTCCTGCTGCCGTAATTGCTATGGGAGTTATACGCGTTATAATGCGTAAGAATTCCATATTGGAAAGCAATGTTGTTCAGACTATAGGTTCTGCCGGCGAATCAGTTGCCGCAGGTGCTATATTTACTTTGCCTGCTTTATTTTTATGGGCAGCAGAAGGTGTTATGGATAAGCCCGGTATTGTAGAAATAACTCTTATTGCCCTGATTGGCGGTCTTTTAGGGGTATTTTTCATGGTGCCATTAAGAAATGCGCTTATAGTTAAAGAACACAATATTCTTCCTTATCCTGAAGGTACAGCCTGTGCAGAAGTTTTACTTGCAGGTGAAGAAGGCGGTGCAAATGCTACAACAGTTTTTGCAGGTATGGGATTTGCTGCAATATTTAAGTTTATAATTGACGGACTTAAAGCAGTTCCGGGAGAAATATCGCTAAGAGTAAAAGGATTTGCAGGAGAAATAGGAACTCAAGTTTACCCTGCTGTTATGAGTGTAGGTTATATTTGCGGACCTCGTATTTCTTCTTATATGTTCTCGGGCGGTGTATTAAGCTGGCTTGTTATTATTCCGTTAATCGTATTGTTTGGTGAAAATATAGTTTTATATCCTGGCACGGTATCAATCGGAGAAATGTTTGCAGATGGCGGAGCGAGTGCTATATGGTCTTCATATATCCGTTATATCGGCGCAGGAGCGCTTGCATGCGGAGGTATTATAAGTTTAATTAAATCTTTACCTCTTATTATTTCTACTTTTAAAGGCGCTATGAAAGGTATGGCACAGGGAAGCAGCGCCGGAACATTAAGAACTGAACAGGATTTAAGCATGAAAATTGTTATAACTGTTATTGTTCTGTTAACTCTTCTTGTATGGCTTGTTCCTGCAATCCCTGTATCAATTGTAGGTGCGATAATTGTTGTCGTGTTCGGATTTTTCTTTGCAACAGTTTCTTCAAGAATGGTTGGGCTTGTCGGAAGCAGTAACAACCCTGTTTCAGGAATGGCAATTGCCACACTTTTAATATCAACACTTATTTTAAAAGTTACAGGCGATGTTGGTGCGCATGGTATGCAGGCTGCAATTGCTATTGGCTCAATTATCTGTATTGTTGCCGCAATTTCAGGGGATACATCTCAGGATTTAAAAACAGGTTTCTTACTTGGTGCAACACCTAAGAAACAGCAAATAGGTGAAATAATCGGTGTTGTTGCTTCGGCTCTTGCAATAGGCGGAACATTATATCTTCTTGATGCTGCATGGGGATTTGGCTCAGAAGAACTTGCCGCACCTCAGGCTACTTTAATGAAAATGATTATCGAAGGTGTTATGAATGCAGACCTTCCATGGACACTGGTATTTATAGGAGTATTTATCTCAATAGTTATAGAAATGCTTGGCATTCCTGTTCTTCCTTTTGCTATTGGTATTTACCTTCCTGTTCAGCTTAATGCTTGTATTATGGTTGGTGGCCTTGTAAGATTATTCTTTGATAAGATGAAAAAAGAAGAAAAGGTTAAAAAAGAAATTGTAAACGATGGTATCCTGTTCTGTTCGGGTATGATAGCAGGGGAAGGTATTGTCGGAATTATACTTGCACTTTTAGCAGTGGCAGGAATTGACGGACTTATAAATATTTCAGGACTTCTTTCGTTGCCTTCATGGGCATCAACCGTATTAAGTCTTGTTGTTTTCGGACTCATTATTTTAAGTCTGCTTAAATTCTCACTCTTTAAGAAAAGAAAATAAGAAATATGAAAAAAGAAAATTATCTTGATAAAAAGCCGATGTTAAATTCACACATCGGCTTTACAATAAAAGACGATATAGTTACTTTGGAAATAGAAAATAAAGGATTTGTTAATAAGATTTTCCAAAAACTGTTTAACAAACCAAAAAAAAGTTATATTCATCTTGATGAACTTGGGAGTTTTGCAATTTTATGTTCAGATGGTATAAGGGATATAGGGGAAATTGGTAAATTAGTCGAAGAAAAGTTTGGCGATAAGGCACAACCGGTTTATGAACGCCTTGCTAAATTTTTTCAGATTATGGACAGTTATTCTTTTATTGAATGGATGTGAAAATGTGAAAACAAATTGGAGAAAGAGAATAGGAATTATTGTTTATTTAATTCTATTGTTGTCAATCATATATTCAGTTTATAAGATTGTTACAACATCTTC
Above is a genomic segment from Oscillospiraceae bacterium containing:
- a CDS encoding oligopeptide transporter, OPT family — protein: MQNKEFKPYIPADRVTPEITVTSIIMGILLAVVFGAANAYLGLRVGMTVSASIPAAVIAMGVIRVIMRKNSILESNVVQTIGSAGESVAAGAIFTLPALFLWAAEGVMDKPGIVEITLIALIGGLLGVFFMVPLRNALIVKEHNILPYPEGTACAEVLLAGEEGGANATTVFAGMGFAAIFKFIIDGLKAVPGEISLRVKGFAGEIGTQVYPAVMSVGYICGPRISSYMFSGGVLSWLVIIPLIVLFGENIVLYPGTVSIGEMFADGGASAIWSSYIRYIGAGALACGGIISLIKSLPLIISTFKGAMKGMAQGSSAGTLRTEQDLSMKIVITVIVLLTLLVWLVPAIPVSIVGAIIVVVFGFFFATVSSRMVGLVGSSNNPVSGMAIATLLISTLILKVTGDVGAHGMQAAIAIGSIICIVAAISGDTSQDLKTGFLLGATPKKQQIGEIIGVVASALAIGGTLYLLDAAWGFGSEELAAPQATLMKMIIEGVMNADLPWTLVFIGVFISIVIEMLGIPVLPFAIGIYLPVQLNACIMVGGLVRLFFDKMKKEEKVKKEIVNDGILFCSGMIAGEGIVGIILALLAVAGIDGLINISGLLSLPSWASTVLSLVVFGLIILSLLKFSLFKKRK
- a CDS encoding PqqD family protein, translated to MKKENYLDKKPMLNSHIGFTIKDDIVTLEIENKGFVNKIFQKLFNKPKKSYIHLDELGSFAILCSDGIRDIGEIGKLVEEKFGDKAQPVYERLAKFFQIMDSYSFIEWM
- a CDS encoding carbohydrate ABC transporter permease — translated: MLVLIFITLYPVWYVLCVSLSSTAAINQGAVTFWPVGFNFDAYFEILDTPKIPRAYLNTLIYTGVGTFCSVVMTVIFAYPLSRRNFVFRKPLMIMVTITMFFSGGMIPSFLLVKELGLLDSMWSLVLPSLIATYDLIVMRSFFETIPNEVYEAAVVDGASEFKILTSIFVPLAKPAIASISLFYIRGQWNSFLLPSIYLTTAEKYPLQVILRDMLINMTGQNANDLEESRFTPEALKNATIFVSVLPFLLIYPFIQKYFVKGLTLGAVKG